In Lathamus discolor isolate bLatDis1 chromosome 15, bLatDis1.hap1, whole genome shotgun sequence, the genomic stretch GGCGCACCTTGGCCGTCTTGATGATCTCGGTGAAGTTGTCCAGGATGGACTTGACGTCATCGCGGAGCCGTTTGTTGTACGACTGCAGCAGCGTCTCCTTGCTCTGCGGCAGCGCGCGCGCCTGCGACATGGCGgacgccccgccccgccccgccccgcgtgCCTCCGTCCTCTCGCGAGACGTCGCGCCCCGTAGATATTTCCCGGCAGGCCGCGGGCGCCCTTTCTCTCTCGCAGCCGAAGATGGTGAGCGGCcgggggagcagggcagggctcATCCGCCGCCATCCGCCGCCGTCGCTGCGCCGCGGCCCGGCGGGGAGGACCGCGCGGGTGCTCGGTAGCGTGGCGAGGGGGGTGGAGCGGTGCTCGTGCCCGGCTTGCGGTACGCGGGGCTGGGCCGGGGAAGGCCCGATTTGGGCCTCCTCGCCTGCGGCGGAGCGCCCGGGCTCGGGACTTCTCCCGGCTCGGGCCGCATCGTTCCTCGCCGTGGGCGGCCGATCCCGGGCTCGCCGGGCAGGAGCTCGCGGTGGCCGTTTCGGGGAGCGCAGCGCTGCGGAACGCCAGCGGCTGCGCGGCCGAGGGCATCAGCACGCGGGTTTAGACGGTGGCTCCCGCAGGGAAGCTCGTAAACCTGAAGCCAAAGGGAGAGGTTTGCTCTCCCTGGAAGAATAGGGCTGGGCTGGAGGCGGCTGGGCTGGAGAAGTGCGTTTCCGGGGGACTGAAAGCTCTGGAGTGCGCAGGTACtggaagcagaagaagaaaggatgtgtttgtttcttgcagccgaaaggaaagaaggcaaaGGGCAAGAAGGTGGCACCAGCCCCTGCTGTAGTCAAGAAGCAGGAGGCCAAAAAAGTTGTCAATCCCCTCTTTGAGAAGAGGCCCAAGAACTTTGGCATTGGTAAGTGAGTGTTTGGGCTACTCTCTCAACGGGGGGTTTTGTTAATAGATGCAATTGTAAACAGGCATGTACTGTAATAAAGCTGTGTAGTGGAGACAATGATAAAGGCACGTACTTTGCTGCCTGCAGTTAACTGCTGCCCTTCATTAGGGCAGTTATGTGATGGGTGGTTATGGCCCATGTGCTGTTTCCTGTACTGCCTGGATTCATTCCATGGTTCTCTTGGGATTAATCTTTCCGTTTTGCATGTGGTATGGTAATTCAGTTCAAACTTCGGTAGTGCCATCTTTGTACGGTGTGCAGATGATGTGAAAGAATATTTGCTATCTGAATGATAGTGCTGACATATCACCACCAAGATCTCTGATGCACTCGTGCCTGTTCCATGCTGTTGCTCTATGGCTGTGGAACAGCTGTGCATTAAAGGGTCTGTGTTTCCAGGACAGGATATCCAGCCAAAGCGGGACCTCACACGTTTTGTGAAATGGCCGCGCTACATCAGGCTGCAGCGCCAGAGGTCCATCCTTTACAAGCGCTTGAAGGTGCCTCCTGCCATTAACCAGTTCACTCAGGCTTTGGACCGCCAGACAGGTAAGGATGTGCCATGTGCAGTTGTCTTGACCTGGGTCGTTGATGGGATGTgcttcagaggaggaaaaaccGAAATAAGACGTAACTAAGGTAAGCTGGGGAGAATCTTTGGAAGCATTTTAGGGAGGCTTTAATAGTGATAGGGGTGATGTCATACCAAGCTGCTGTCTGAATTTGCTGGCTTAAGTCTTGATGGCTGCTGTGTAccatgaaaagggaaatagaaaatACCGAAGCTCCCACTTAAGGATCCAAACCAAGGCTTATCTCAGCTGCATGTTTCCATCGGAGGCCATTCTTCTAGCTTGCTGCAGAACCACCTGCCTGTCTTCATCTGAATAAACATGTAGTTTGAGCAATGTGTGGGTGTACAGGCCTTGGGGGAATGCTGGCATCTTGCAGGCCGACACTGAAACAGGGCTTCAGTGTGTTGTGTGAACTATTTACTTctgaagtaaatatttttttccaggtacTAGTGTCTATGCAAGAAATTTTTGACCTATGTAGAGCAGTTTCTTCATAGATGTTGTAATAGAAGTTGCTtgctttaaaggagaaagtgcACCTCATTTAACTGTAATTGCTGAGGGGGTCCGCAGGCATTTCCTTATCCGAAGGGTGAAGGAAGGAGCTCATTGCCAGCAGAGGTGCATGTAGAGGTAAATAGGTGCTCTGGAGGTTCTCCACTCTTGGACTGTGCAGACGATGCTGACCTTTTGCTGTCTAAATACACTTGATGACAACTATCAAGATCATGGATgcacttcagtattttaaaaagtgatgcTTAGCTTTTCAGGCTGTGCAGCTGACCAGTGGATGTTCTCTTCCAGCTACGCAGCTTCTGAAGCTGGCACACAAATATAGGCCAGAAAACAAGCAAGAGAagaagcagaggctgctggctcgtgctgagcagaaagctgcaggaaagggagaTGCTCCAACTAAGCGGCCACCAGTTCTCCGAGCAGGTAACTTTGTACATGGACTTGAGACTCTGAAAAGAGTCTCTGCTTCAGCCAGGCAGGACTGGACAAGCTATTGCAATGATGTATGAATTTCTTCACCTGATCTCAAAGTGAAGAGCAAAATAGACGAGCTTTTTAACCCTGAGCTTTAGCAGATTGTCCATGGAATA encodes the following:
- the RPL7A gene encoding large ribosomal subunit protein eL8 encodes the protein MPKGKKAKGKKVAPAPAVVKKQEAKKVVNPLFEKRPKNFGIGQDIQPKRDLTRFVKWPRYIRLQRQRSILYKRLKVPPAINQFTQALDRQTATQLLKLAHKYRPENKQEKKQRLLARAEQKAAGKGDAPTKRPPVLRAGINSVTTLVENKKAQLVVIAHDVDPIELVVFLPALCRKMGVPYCIIKGKARLGRLVHRKTCTSIAFTQVNPEDKGALAKLVEAVKTNYNDRYDEIRRHWGGNVLGPKSVARIAKLEKAKAKELATKLG